GCAGCATTATTCGCCAACAAATTGAAGAATACGGTACAGAAGTTACTGTTTCTAACGTTGGCACCGTATTGCAAGTGGGCGACGGCATTGCCCGGATTTATGGCCTCGACAAAGTGATGGCGGGCGAACTGCTGGAATTTGAAGACGGCACGATTGGCATCGCGCTGAACTTGGAAGAAGATAACGTCGGCGCAGTGCTGATGGGCGAAGGACGCAGCCTTCAAGAAGGCAGTTCGGTGAAAGCTACCGGCAAAATCGCTCAGGTGCCAGTGGGAGACGCGATGATCGGTCGGGTGGTGGATGCCCTCGGTCGTCCGCTTGATGGTAAGGGAGATATTCATACAACGGAAACCCGCCTGATTGAATCAGTAGCACCTGGAATTATTCAACGCCGATCGGTTTACGAACCTCTGCAAACTGGAATTACGGCTATTGACGCGATGATTCCGATCGGTCGGGGTCAGCGGGAACTGATTATCGGCGATCGTCAAACTGGGAAAACTTCGATCGCAGTTGACACGATCATCAACCAGAAAGGCGAGAACGTCATCTGCGTTTACGTTGCGATCGGTCAAAAAGCTTCCACAGTCGCCAACGTGGTGAACGTCCTCCAAGAAAAGGGGGCAATGGAATATTCGATCGTAGTCGCAGCTAATGCCAATGACCCGGCCACCCTCCAATTCTTGGCTCCCTACAGCGGTGCCAGTATTGCTGAGTACTTCATGTACAAAGGCAAGCACACCCTGATCATCTACGATGACTTGTCCAAGCAAGCGCAAGCTTATCGCCAAATGTCCCTGCTGCTGCGTCGTCCTCCCGGACGGGAAGCTTATCCCGGAGATGTGTTCTACTTACACTCCCGCTTGTTGGAACGCGCCGCTAAGTTGAGTAACGAACTGGGCGAAGGCAGTATGACTGCCCTGCCAATTATCGAAACGCAAGCGGGTGACGTTTCTGCTTACATCCCCACAAACGTGATTTCGATTACCGACGGTCAGATCTTCTTGACTTCAGATTTATTCAACTCAGGTTTGCGTCCAGCAGTCAACCCCGGTATCTCCGTGTCGCGGGTAGGTTCTGCCGCTCAAACCAAGGCCATGAAACAAGTGGCTGGTAAGCTGAAGCTGGAGCTAGCACAGTTTGACGACTTGGCTGCTTTTGCACAGTTTGCCTCGGATTTGGATAAGGCAACCCAAGACCAGTTGGCGCGGGGCCAGCGCTTGCGGGAACTCTTGAAACAGCCGCAAAATTCTCCTCTCTCAGTTGCTGAGCAAGTGGCAGTTGTGTACGCTGGGCTGAATGGCTATTTGGATGACCTGCCTGTTGATAAGGTCGCTCCTTTTGCCAGGGCGCTGCGGGATTATTTGAAAACCAGCAAACCCAAGTACGTGGAATTGATCCGCAATGAGAAGAAATTGGGTGATGAAGCTGAAGCTTTGCTCAAGGAAGGAATTGTTGAATCCAAGAAAACTTTCCTAGCAACAGCCAAGTAATTTGTTCTTAGTATTCGGTCATTAGTCATTAGCGAAAACTAATGACTAATGACTAATGACTAATGACTAATGACTAATGACTACTGACTAATGACACAACTATGGCAAATCTAAAAGTAATTCGCGATCGCATTAAGTCGGTCAAAAACACCAAAAAAATCACAGAGGCGATGCGCTTGGTGGCAGCTGCTAAGGTGCGCCGCGCCCAAGAACAGGTAACTGCCACGCGCCCCTTTGCTGACGCTCTGGCTCAGGTTCTCTACGGTTTG
The sequence above is drawn from the Argonema galeatum A003/A1 genome and encodes:
- the atpA gene encoding F0F1 ATP synthase subunit alpha, which encodes MISIRPDEISSIIRQQIEEYGTEVTVSNVGTVLQVGDGIARIYGLDKVMAGELLEFEDGTIGIALNLEEDNVGAVLMGEGRSLQEGSSVKATGKIAQVPVGDAMIGRVVDALGRPLDGKGDIHTTETRLIESVAPGIIQRRSVYEPLQTGITAIDAMIPIGRGQRELIIGDRQTGKTSIAVDTIINQKGENVICVYVAIGQKASTVANVVNVLQEKGAMEYSIVVAANANDPATLQFLAPYSGASIAEYFMYKGKHTLIIYDDLSKQAQAYRQMSLLLRRPPGREAYPGDVFYLHSRLLERAAKLSNELGEGSMTALPIIETQAGDVSAYIPTNVISITDGQIFLTSDLFNSGLRPAVNPGISVSRVGSAAQTKAMKQVAGKLKLELAQFDDLAAFAQFASDLDKATQDQLARGQRLRELLKQPQNSPLSVAEQVAVVYAGLNGYLDDLPVDKVAPFARALRDYLKTSKPKYVELIRNEKKLGDEAEALLKEGIVESKKTFLATAK